GCAAGCACGCACGCGGGGAATCGAGCTCTCGCTCAGTCTCCCGGAGAAGCTCCCGACGGTCCTAGGGGACGCGGCGCGGATCTCGCAGGTGCTGATGAACCTTGTCTCCAATGCGCTCAAGTACACCCACACAGGGGGAAAAGTGATCGTCCGGCTGAGCGCCAGCGAGTCTCAGCTCACGGTCCGGGTGGCCGATACCGGCATTGGGATCGCGCCCGAGGACCGGGGGCGGCTCTTTGCCAAGTTCTTTCGCGCGGACAACTCCACGACCCGTAGCGTGGGCGGAACGGGGCTGGGACTGGCGATCTCCAAGGCGATTGTGGAGGGGCTGGGGGGGACGATCTGGGTGGAGAGCACGCCGGGGATTGGGAGCACGTTCTCCTTTACCCTCCCGCTGGAGTCGCTGGCCGCGCCCGACGAGGCACGGATCGCGCCGCATCCCCACGGGCCGCGCCGCCTGCTCCTCCTCGTACACGATCAGACCACGATTCTGCACCGGATGAACCACACGCTCAGCCAGCAGGGGATGATTGTGAGCGCCGCCGCCGTGCCCAGCGAGGCGCTCCGCCGTGCCCGTGATCTCCACCCCGATGCGCTTCTCATTCCCCCGTTTACGGCGTCGTTTGATGCCTTCCAGCTCATCCGCAACCTGCGCAGCGACCCGGCGACCGAGCGCACGATTGTCCTGCTACTGGCACTGCGGAGTGTCGGCAGCACCTACGAGCTCCGCGACTCGCTGGCGCTGGCCGCCCCGGAGCGCCTTGCCAGCGCCCTGGCCCAGCTCCGGCTCGAAGAGAGCGCACGCAATCGCCCGGTCGTGGTGATCGGGGACGAGAGCCTGCTGCAGAGTGTACGGGCGCTGTGGGATCGGCAGGACCTCTCTCCTGTGCTCTGGTGCCGCACGAGTGAGGAGCTCGTGGGGCGTGTCGGGCCGCTCTGCCCCCTCCTGGTGATCTGCGATACCCTCACCCAGGACTGCCGTGCGGTCGGGAGCTTTGCCCGTGCCAACCTCGAGCGCCACGCCGGGCTCCGCGTGACCTGGCTCTTTTTAGGCGACTTTGGGACCCGAACACGCCTGCTCATCCCGCAGGGAGTGGGCTCGGTGCCGCTGGAGCAGCTCACCCAGCATCTCCACGAGGCGATTGGGGCGGCGCTCTAGCAGGATTCTTTAAGTTTTTCAGGCACCCCGTGGTGGAACTTGGGCGCAAAATTGCGTAGAATCCGAAGTATGAAGCGCTGTTTGCTTTTGCTCTCCCTGCTTGCGACCCTGGGGCTGCTTGCCGCCGCCTTCGCCGCTCCCGCGCCCGTGGACTACCGCCGTGAGATCCGCCCGATCCTGGCAGCCAACTGCCTGGGCTGCCACGGCGCCGACGAGCACAAGCGCTCGGCCAACCTGCGCCTGGACGAGCCCAATGCGGCGGTCGTGCCGGGCGATATCCTGGCGAGCAAACTGGTCCAGCGGGTGCAGAGCGGGACGATGCCGCCCAAGGAGAGCGGGCACACGCTCACCCCGGCACAGAAACAGCTCCTGATGCGCTGGATCGGGCAGGGCGCCAAGTACGAAGGCCACTGGGCGTTTGTCGCACCGGCATCCCTCCCCCCGGCCCCCTCCCTTCCCCTGAGACCCAACTTCGTTGGGGGGAAGGGAGGGGGGGAACCCACCCCTCTGACTCCCCCTCTCTTCGTCCCTCGGAACGAGGGTTTCAAGCGAAGGGAGGGGGCCGGGGGGAGGAATGCCGGCAGGGATGCCAATATAGACTCATGGATTGCCGCGCGGCTCGCCAAGGAGAAGCTGACGCTCTCGCCGGAGGCCGACCGCTGGACCCTGGCGCGGCGCGTGGCGCTGGACCTAACGGGCCTGCCCCCAAGCCCCAAAGATGCCGAGGCGTTTGTGAACGACAAGGCGCCCAATGCCTATGAAAAGTTCGTGGACTCCCAGCTGGCAAGCCCGCACTTTGGCGAAAAGTGGGCGCGGGTCTGGCTCGATCTGGGCCGCTACGCCGACTCGGCGGGCTACGGCTCCGACCCGCTCCGCCCGAATCTCTGGCCCTGGCGGGACTGGCTGATCGCGGCGTTCAACAACAACAAGCCCTTCGATCAGTTCACCCTCGAAATGCTCGCGGGGGACTTGCTGCCGGGGGCCACCGACGATCAAAAGATCGCGACGGCGTTTCATCGCAATACCATGACCAACACGGAGGGCGGGACCGACGACGAAGAGTTTCGGATGGCGGCGGTGAAGGACCGGACGATCGTGACGATGCAGGCGTGGATGGGGCTGACCTTTCAGTGCGCCCAGTGCCACACCCATAAGTTCGACCCGATCTCTAAGACCGATTTCTACCGGACCATGGCGATCTTCAACCAGACCGAGGACAATGATCGCGGCGATGAGTTTCCGACCCTGCCCGTGCTCACTGCGGCGCAGCGCGAGAAAAAACAAGCCCTGGAAAAAGAGCTTGCGGAGCTGGAGAGGCAGCGCGCCGCCGAGCCTGTGGGGAAGGCCCCGAGCGCACGCTTTGTAAGAGTCACGCTGCCTGGCACCGCGTTTCTGATGCTCGCGGAGGTGCAGGCGCTCAGCGGGAGTGAGAATGTCGCGCGCAAGGGTAAGGCGAGCCAGTCCAGCACGGACTTCGGCGGCGAGGCGGCGCGCGCCCTCGATGGCAACACCAGCGGCAAGTTCCCCGACAACACGGTCACCCACACCAAGCAGGAAAAAGACCCCTGGTGGGAGGTCGATCTGGGCGCAACCTACCCGCTCCAGAGTGTTGTGGTCTGGCCGCGCACCGATGCCCACCCTGGCATGCTCGCCAATCTGCGTGTCACGCTCTACGATGAGAATCGCAAGGTGGTCGGGGAGCAGGGGATTCCCGGTGCGATCCTGACCGCCAAGACCGCGCTCCTCACCGACTCGCCCACGGCCCAGAAGCTCGCGCAGAAACAGGCCGAGCTAGCCGCGCTCAAGCCGATTGCCCTGCCCGTGCTGCGCGAGCTCCCCGAGGCCAAGCGCCGGGTCACCCACGCCCTAACCCTGGCCAACTTCCTCCAGCCCGAGGAGGTGGTGACTCCCGCGGGTCCGGCACGCTTTGCCCCCCCCGCCCCCAAGGAGGGGGGAGCCTGGAATCGCTTGAGCTTGGCCAAGTGGCTGGTCAGCCGCGAGAACCCGCTCACGGCGCGTGTTCAAGTGAACCGCTTCTGGGCGCAGCTCTTTGGGGTCGGCTTGGTGGAGACGGAGGAGGACTTCGGGACCCAGGGTGCTCTCCCCACCCACCCCGAGCTCCTCGACTCGCTCGCCCTCGACTTCCAGCGCGACTGGAATGTCAAGCGCCTGCTCAAGACCATCGTGATGAGCCGCACCTACCGCCAGAGCAGCAAGCTCACCCCGGAGCGGCTCGCCCGCGACCCCAAGGCCCGCCTGCTCTCGCGCTACCCGCGCCGCCGCTTAGACGCCGAGGGAATCCGTGACCAGGCGCTTCTGGTCAGTGGCCTGCTCTCCCACAAGCTCGGGGGCCCCAGTGTCTACCCGCCCCAGCCCGATGGCCTCTGGAAAGCCGCGTTTAACGGCGAGCGGAGCTACCCCACCAGCACGGGAGAAGATCGCTACCGACGCGGCCTCTACACCTTCTGGCGACGCACGGTCCCGTATCCCAGCATGCAGACCTTCGATGCCCCTAGCCGCGAGTTCTGCACCGTGCGCCGCCTTCCGACCAACACCCCGCTCCAAGCACTCGTCACGCTCAACGACCCGGCTTATTTGGAGATGGCGGTCGGCCTCGCCAAGCGCCTGCAGACCGAAGGCGGCACGACTCCCGCGGAGCGCGCCCGCCAAGGCCTGCGCCTCGCTCTCTGCCGCCCAGCAAACGAGGCGCAAGTCGCCCCGCTGGTCGCACTCTTTGAGAGCGAGAAGGCCCACTACGTGGCCCATCCGATGGAGGCCAAGAAGCTCACCGGCACCGAGAAAGAAGACCCCGAGCTGGCTGCGTGGACCGTGGTCGCCAATGTCCTGCTCAACCTAGACGGCGTGCTCACGAAGGGATAATTGTCATGACCGAACTAGAACTACTACAAGCCCGCGCGATGTCGCGGCGGACGTTTTTTGGCAAGACAGGCCTCGGGCTGGGCGCACTGGCGCTCGCCGGTATAGAAGCCCAAGCCACCCCCTCTCGTCCCTGCGAAGCAGGAACACCCAGAGGGTACCCGGCGAGAGGGGGTCGCGAGGAACGAGCGGGGGGAGTGCCTGGGGCGAGAGCCAAGGCCGTGATCTACCTGCACATGTCCGGCGCTCCACCATCGCTGGACCTCTTTGACTACAAGCCCAAGCTAACCGAGCTCCACATGCAAGACTGCCCGGACTCGTATCTCAAAGGAGAGCGGCTCGCTTTTATCAAGGGCAAGCCCAAGCTCCTCGGCTCGCCACACAAGTTCAAGCAGTACGGCCAGACCGGGGCCTGGGTCTCGGATGTCTTGCCGCACACGGCCAGCATCGCCGATGAGCTGGCAGTCATTCACTCGATGTGCACCGAGCAGTTCAACCATGCGCCCGCCGAGCTCTTTTTGTACACCGGCAACGCCTTTCCCGGTGGCGCGGCGATGGGCTCGTGGATGACCTACGGGATCGGCTCGGCCAACAAGGACCTGCCCGGTTTTGTCGTGCTGCTCTCGGGTGGCACCGACCCCACAGGGGGCAAGAGCCTCTGGTCCAGTGGGTTTCTGCCCAGCATTCACCAGGGGGTCCAGTGCCGCTCCGCAGGCGACCCGATCCTCTACCTCTCCGACCCGCCGGGAATGGATCGGCAGACACGGCGGCGCAGCCTGGATGCCCTCGAAAAACTCAACCGGCAAGAGGCGGCGGCGCTCGGTGACCCGGAGACCGTCACGCGCATCTCGCAGTACGAGCTGGCCTACCGCATGCAGCTCTCCGTACCGGAGCTGATGGATATCAAGAAAGAGTCCCAGGCAACCCTCGAGATGTACGGCGCGAAGCCAGGCGAGTCAAGTTTTGCGAATAACTGTCTTTTAGCACGAAGGCTTGTGGAGAAAGGCGTCCGCTATGTCCAGCTCTACGACTGGGGCTGGGACATCCATGGCACGGGGCCGGGCGATGACCTCATGACCGCGCTTCCGGGCAAGTGCCGTGACACGGACAAGGCGTGTGCCGCGCTGATCAAGGACCTCAAGCAGCGCGGGATGCTCGACGATGTCTTGGTGGTCTGGGGCGGGGAGTTTGGCCGCACCCCCATGAACGAGGCGCGCGGCGGGAGCAAGTTCCTCGGCCGCGACCACAACCCCAATTCCTTTACGATCTGGATGGCGGGTGGCGGCACCAAGCCCGGTATCTACGGCCAGACCGATGAGCTGGGCTACAAGGTGGTGGAGAATAAAATGACCATCCGCGACCTTCAAGCCACGATCCTAGACCGTGTCGGCCTCGATCCCTACAAGCTCCACTACGATTATCAGGGCCTCGGAAACCGCCTGATCGGCCCCACCGACGAAGGCCGCGTGATTGCGGCACTGAAAAAATAACATGCACTCTCGACAAGACAATACGCAGCGGCTCCTTGCTGCGGCGCTCTCCTCGGACTTTGGCTACCAGCGCCTGGGCTATCTCTGCGATCGGATCGGCAATCGTTTGTCGGGCTCGAAGGGGCTGGAGCGCGCGGTGAGCTGGGCGGAGAGCGAGCTGCGCCGCGATGGGCTGGAGGGCGTGCGTGCCGAGCCGGTGCTCGTGCCCAAGTGGGTGCGGGACAAGGAGAGCGCGGTCTTGGTCTCGCCGGAGAAGCGCCCGCTGGTGATGCTGGGGCTGGGCGGCAGTGTCGGGGGGCGGGTAAAAGCGCCCGTGCTGGTGGTCGAGAGCTTCGATGGGCTCATGGCGCGGGCGGGCGAGGTGCGCGGGAAGATTGTCTGCTTCAACGTGCCCTTTACCAGCTACGGCGCGACCGTGCGCTACCGGACCTCGGGCGCAAGCGAGGCGGCAAAGCTCGGGGCGGTAGGCGTCCTGGTGCGCTCTGTCGGGCCGACCAGCCTGCGAACGCCCCACACGGGGGTGATGAGCTACACCGACGGTATCGCTAAGATTCCTGCGGCGGCGATCACGATCGAGGATGCCACCCAGCTCGCGCGGATGCAGGCGCGGGGAGAGAAGCCGGTGGTGGAGCTCTCTATGCAGGCACACTTCGAGAAAGACGCCCGCTCGGCCAACGTGCTCGGGGAGTGGCGGGGGCGCGAGAGGCCCGAGGAGATCGTGCTGGTGGGCGGGCACCTGGATAGCTGGGACGTGGGACAAGGTGCCCACGACGATGGCGGGGGGTGCATTGTGAGCTGGGAGGCGGTGCGGCTACTCAAGGCGCTCAACATTCGGCCCCGGCGGACGGTGAGAGTCTGTCTGTTTACCAATGAGGAGAACGGCTCGCAGGGCGGCAAGGCCTACGCCGAGGCGCACAAGTCCGAGAGGCATGTCCTGGCGATCGAGACCGATGGCGGCGTGGACACTCCCACGGGCTTTGGCCTCACGACAAAGACCCCCGGCGGGTTGGAGCGGGCGCGGGAGGTGACGAAGCTCCTCGGGCTGGAGCTCAAAGAGGGCGGCGGGGGCGCGGATATCGGCCCGATTGGCACCGCCACCGGCTGCCCGACCATGGGGCTCCTCAACGACATGAGTGTCTACTGGAATATCCACCACACGCCTGCCGATACCTTCGATAAGATCAACCCCAAGGCGCTCCAGAAGTGCATCGCCGCCGTGGCCGTGATGGCCTACTCCGCGGCGGAGCTCGACGGCACACTCTAGGCTCGAAAATCTCATGCAACCTTGCGGCCCGCTTGTGCGTCTGATTTGTGAAAAAAAGTACAAAGTAAAACAGGTAAACTAACGACCATGAGCGAAGCGAGTACACGACCCAAAGTGGTGATTGTCGGGGGGGGATTTGGCGGGTGCGCCGCAGCCAAGGGCCTCAAAGATGCCCCCGTGGACGTGCTGGTTCTGGACAAGACCAACCACTATGTCTTCCAGCCGCTGCTCTACCAGGTGGCGACCGCCGCGCTGGCTCCCACGGAGATCACCTACCCGATCCGCACGATCCTGCGCAAGCAGAAAAACGCGACTGTCTGGCTGGCCGAGGTGACCGGCGTGGACGTGAACGCAAAGATCCTCTCCACAGCGGAGGGCAAGACGATCCCCTACGACTACCTCATCCTGGCCTGCGGGGCGCGCCATAGCTACTTTGGCCGCGATGACTGGGAGCCGCTCGCGCCGGGCCTCAAGACTCTAGGCGATGCCCTGGAGATGCGCCAGCGCTTTCTGATGGCCTTTGAGGAAGCGGAGAAGTGCGACGATCCCGCGCTCCAGCAGGCGTGGCTGACCTTTGTGATTGTCGGGGGCGGCCCCACGGGCTGTGAGCTGGCGGGGGTCTTGCCCGAGATCGCCAAGAAGGCCCTGCGCCCGGACTTTCGGCGCGTCGATCTGTCAAAAACGCGCATTCTTCTGATCGAGAACAGCCCCTGCATCCTCAACGCCTTCCCCGAGGACCTTGCCCAGCACGCCCAAAAAGACCTCCAGCGCCTTGGGGTAGAAGTTCGCAACGGCGTCAAAGTCACCGATATCCGCCCCGACGGCGTCACTCTCTCGTCGGGGGAGGAGATTCCCGCGCGCACGGTGTTCTGGGCGGCTGGCAACAAGGCCGCACCGGTCGGGGGGAGCCTCGGGGTGCCCACGGACCGCGCCGGCCGCGTGGTTGTCGAGCGCGATCTCTCCATCCCCGGCCACCCCGAGGTCTTCGTGGTCGGTGACATGGCCCAGGCCGCCCTCCGCGACTCCAGCGGCGAGCCGGTCGAGGGCAAGCTCGTCCCCGGTGTCGCCCAGGGCGCGGTGCAGGGCGGGGCGTGTGCCGCGCGCAATGTCATCCGCCGCGTCAACCACCACCCCACGGAGCCCTTTAAGTACCAGAACCTCGGCGACCTGGCCGTGCTGGGGCGCGGTGCCGCGATTGGAAACCTCCCGGGCCTGAAGCTCAAGGGCTACCCCGCCTGGCTCTTCTGGCTCTTTGTGCACGTCCTCAAGCTGGTTGGCTACCGCAACCGCCTGAACGTCCTGCTAGAGTGGGCCTACGCCTATCTTACCTACCAACGCGGCGCAAGGCTTATCAGCAACCGCAAGCGCTAAGGGGTGACTGTCAGGCTTCCCAGAGGCCAGCGGAAGAGGGAGCGCTCTAGTGCTTGGCGGATGCGCTCGCCGGGCACGGTACTCACTTCGAAGTAGTCTTGGCAGGCAATCGAGAGCTGGGTGACTCCCTCATCGGAGCTTGCGGCGTGGAGTCGCTCGGGGCTCAGTGGGCTACCGAGCGCTTCAGAGAGCACCTCTTGCCAGTCCTGGGGCGCGGCTTCCGCAAACTCTGACACTCCCCCGAACGCTTCACAAAAACACTCCCCAACTGCTGAGAGAAAATAGAGATAGTCCGTATCGTATCGCTTGGCATCACTCACCGACGGAGTATACCTTGCCTTTGCCCGGGGCGACGATCTGTTTCTTGTGCTGGTTGGCGTAGCGCAGGGCGGCGATAAAGTTGATGTGCGGGTCGGCGATAAACTCTCCGGGGTAGAGGTCGGGGAGGAGCCGTAGGAACGGGGTTCCGTTTCGCCCGCCCGCCTCGACCGTGTGGAAGAGATAGCCCATCGCCGTGCCTGCCCTGGGGAGCGAGCCATCCGGGAGCGGCGCGACCTCCGGGGCGTGGGTTTCGTCGGGGGGCGTGGGAAGGGGCAGGAGAATGCGCGCGGTGGGGCGGGCATCGCTGGGCAGGCTAAAGCGCTTCTTGACCATGGGCGGGATGCTCACGCCATCGAAGAGCCAGAGCTGGCCCTCGGTGACCATGTCGCTGGTCTGGGTTAGCTCCCCCCCAATCTCATCGCGTGCCGCGGTCGCGGTTGCCCAGACCCCCTTTTGCCAGAGAAGCAAGGGTAGGGGCTGGGCGAGGGCGTGCTTGAGCGCGTGGACATAGCCCTCGGCGCGGGTGCTGCGTGCCTTGGCCCAGGTGGAGAGGGTCAGTACCTCGCTCTCGTGACTCTGGAGTGCGTCCTCCAGCTCACGGCGGAGCGCGACGGCGAGTTCCGGCATGATTAGCATGGCACTATTCTACCCAGCTAGCCGCCGGTCGTCGCGAAGTAGTGCGCAAAAAACGCCTCCACCTCGACTGTCTTTGCAATGGTATGGGGGCCATCGGGGTGCGCCTGCCAGCGGGTCAGCCCCTCCAGCGCTCCCGGCTCGATCACCGGGGTGACCGTCCCCTGCTCGTAGCCACAGAGCTCAGGGGCAAAGAGCAGCGCGGCGGCGAGCGGATCGTGGAAGGTCAGGTGGTCGGCGCGGTGGAACCAGACCTCGGCCATCCCTAGGGTTGCCGCGAGCGCACCGCCCGCGGCGGCGAAGCGCTCCCGAACCGGCGCGGCGGGCAGGACACACTGCAGGGTGACATCCAGCCCCACCGAGAGCAGCTTCCCCGCCCCGTGCTTGTAGGTCAGCGCCGTGGCGATTGGGTCCAGAAAGGCGTTCCACTCACGCGCACCCGGCCCGCCGCTCACAAAGCGCCCGCACATCAGCACGATTTTCTTGAGCAGACCGGGCAGCTCCGGGTCGGCGGCGAAGAGAGTCCCGATATTGGTCAGCGGCCCCACCGCGAGCAGCGTGATCTCGCCCGGCCGGGAGCGGATGGTGTTGCGCAGGAACTCCAGCGCGCCAAAGCCCGTGGGGTAGTCCTTTCGGTGGGGCAGGCCCTCGATCGCGGCGTACTGCGCCACGCCCTGCTCGGTGCCGTGGAGCAGAGGCCCAGCGAGCCCCGCGTGGATCGGAATATCGCCCCGGCCCGCCGCCCGGCAGATCACCTCGCAGAGCGCCGCGCGCTTTGCCGTGTCTCCGGTCGCCGTGGTGACGCCCACAAGCTCACAGTCTTTCTGGCAGAGCAAGTAGGCCAGCGCCACGGCATCGTCGATATCGTTGCCGATATCGGTGTCAAAGAGGACGGGTGTCATGTTGTCAACCCCCTAACCCCCGCCTAGCGGGGGGACAAGTTATCATCGCTTGGGAGCGGCTTTGGTGAACTCGTCCAGGATGGTCTTGCGCTGCGCCTCGCTTAGGCGCGGGGCGGTCTTCTTGAGGAGCTCCCCAAAGGCGACAATCTCCTCAGGAGCCGCGGGGCAGCCCATGTTCTGGTTGCCGGGCATCACGTTGGAGTCGGCGAGCTTCTTACCGCTAGCGTCCTGGAAGACAAAGAACGGCAGACCGGACTTTGCCCCGCCCATCGCCGCCATGAACTCATTGCTCCCGGCGTTCTCCAAGGATTTCTTGGGCCCGTTCTCCATCGCCACCAGCTCCACCATGACGTAGTTTTCGTCGAGGAGTGCCTTTACCGTGGGGATCGCGATCACTTTCTCAAACAAGTGACACCAGCCGCACCACGATGCGCCAAAGTGGATGAAGATATTTTTCTTCTCTTTGTGCGCGGTCTTACTCGCTGCCGCGAGAAGCTCTCTGGTGGGTTTGGGGGGCTGGGTCGCCGCTGCGGGTTTATCTTGTCGAAACATCGAATTTACTCTCCTGGGTCACCATTCGGCGAAAATCTTGGGAAACCCTCTTTCCGTACTGCCCTGCATGGGGGGAGTTTCTCAACCGAAAGAAAAAGAGAGTTTGTGGAGGGATTAAAATGAAGGTCACCACCCTGACAGTAGATTACCAAGTTACTCGCTCCCGAGACTTCCAGTCCGTGCGGCTGGGAGGCTCGGTGCAGCTGGAGCTAAGCGAGAGCGACGATAAGAAAGAGTGCTTGGAGAAGGCGCGCCGCTGGCTGGCGGGGCAGCTCAACGCCGCCGCCGACGAGGAGCTAGAGAACGTGCTGTTCGGGCCGCGTAAGTGATTGTCTTGGGGGGCGCGGGGCGAAACCTCGCGCCCCCGCCCGACCCGGCGCGCCGCGCTTGCTGGGAGCTCCAGGGGCAGTGGGGCAAGTATATTGGCACCCCGATTGCGGCCCGCTGGTTTGTGACCGCCGCGCATGTCGGCGGCCAGGTCGGGGATGCGCTTGTGCTTGCAAACCAACACTACCTTGCGGTCGCGCGCGAGGCACTTCCCGGAACGGACATAGCACTCTGGCGGGTAGACCGGGCCTTTCCGCGCTGGGCAACCGTCTGCGACGGCGACGAGCTCGAGCGGGAGCTGTTTCTGGTGGGGCGTGGCACGGCACGCGGAGCCGAGCTTGCGGGCAAGGGCTGGCAGTGGGGAGCGATCGACCACCGGCAGAACTGGGGACGCAACCAGGTCTCGGGGTTCCTGACCAGCAAGCCCTACGGGGCACTCCTCCTCGCCACCTTTGACCACGATGCCGGCCCCGACGAGTCCACTCTCTCGACGGGCGACAGCGGCGGCGGGGTCTTTCTCAAGGGACGCGATGGGCTCTGGCGCTTGGCGGGCATCAACCACGATATCAACCCCGGCGACGATGGGATCGACCGGTTCTATAGCACGTCGGGCCGCAAAGACGACCTCTTCCGCGCTGCGCTCTACGACAGCCGTGGGCTCTTTCTGGGCACCCCCGAGGCGCTCAAGCCGGTCACCGGCGACACCCCGCGCCCCGCCGTCCTAGCCGCACAGCGCCTCTCTGTCTACCGAAACCAGCTCGCCAAGATCCTCGCCCGCCCCGATAACGCCTACCCGAGCCACCCGCCACTCCTCCAGACACGCCTTGGCCGCTACGGTGGGGGAGCGCTGGTGGGCGCTGCGGGCGCGGCCGTGCTCGCGCGGCGGTTCTTCGCAAAAAAACTTTCTCCCCGGGATTGAACTTTCCCTAGGTGCTTATTTGTAGAGAGGGCATGACACGCAAATCCCTTCTTCTCACGGGAGCTCTCAGCCTCCTGTTCGGTGCCCAAGCAAGGGCACAGCAGAGCGCGAGCTCGGCGAAGTTTCCTGTCGCCCCCGAGCTGATCGGTGAGGCAAAGGACTGGGTCTCGGGCAAGCCCCTCAAGCTTGCGGACCTCAAGGGGAAAGTGGTGGTGGTGTGCTTCTGGACCTTTGGCTGCATCAACTGCAAGCGCACGCTCCCCTTTTGGAACGACTGGGCGCAGAAGTACTCCAAGGGGAGCGATGTGGTCTTTGTGAGCATCCACACCCCCGAGCTGGAGTCCGAGTTCAATGTGGAGTCGGTGAAGAAGTTTATTGAGAAAGAGAAGCTGACCTTCCCTGTGCTGATCGACAACTCCAAGGCCAACTGGAACGCCTGGAAGCAGCAGTGGTGGCCCGCCACCTACCTGATCGACAAGACCGGGCACGTCCGCGGCCTCTGGAACGGGGAGCT
This genomic interval from Armatimonas rosea contains the following:
- a CDS encoding DUF1553 domain-containing protein is translated as MKRCLLLLSLLATLGLLAAAFAAPAPVDYRREIRPILAANCLGCHGADEHKRSANLRLDEPNAAVVPGDILASKLVQRVQSGTMPPKESGHTLTPAQKQLLMRWIGQGAKYEGHWAFVAPASLPPAPSLPLRPNFVGGKGGGEPTPLTPPLFVPRNEGFKRREGAGGRNAGRDANIDSWIAARLAKEKLTLSPEADRWTLARRVALDLTGLPPSPKDAEAFVNDKAPNAYEKFVDSQLASPHFGEKWARVWLDLGRYADSAGYGSDPLRPNLWPWRDWLIAAFNNNKPFDQFTLEMLAGDLLPGATDDQKIATAFHRNTMTNTEGGTDDEEFRMAAVKDRTIVTMQAWMGLTFQCAQCHTHKFDPISKTDFYRTMAIFNQTEDNDRGDEFPTLPVLTAAQREKKQALEKELAELERQRAAEPVGKAPSARFVRVTLPGTAFLMLAEVQALSGSENVARKGKASQSSTDFGGEAARALDGNTSGKFPDNTVTHTKQEKDPWWEVDLGATYPLQSVVVWPRTDAHPGMLANLRVTLYDENRKVVGEQGIPGAILTAKTALLTDSPTAQKLAQKQAELAALKPIALPVLRELPEAKRRVTHALTLANFLQPEEVVTPAGPARFAPPAPKEGGAWNRLSLAKWLVSRENPLTARVQVNRFWAQLFGVGLVETEEDFGTQGALPTHPELLDSLALDFQRDWNVKRLLKTIVMSRTYRQSSKLTPERLARDPKARLLSRYPRRRLDAEGIRDQALLVSGLLSHKLGGPSVYPPQPDGLWKAAFNGERSYPTSTGEDRYRRGLYTFWRRTVPYPSMQTFDAPSREFCTVRRLPTNTPLQALVTLNDPAYLEMAVGLAKRLQTEGGTTPAERARQGLRLALCRPANEAQVAPLVALFESEKAHYVAHPMEAKKLTGTEKEDPELAAWTVVANVLLNLDGVLTKG
- a CDS encoding DUF1501 domain-containing protein codes for the protein MTELELLQARAMSRRTFFGKTGLGLGALALAGIEAQATPSRPCEAGTPRGYPARGGREERAGGVPGARAKAVIYLHMSGAPPSLDLFDYKPKLTELHMQDCPDSYLKGERLAFIKGKPKLLGSPHKFKQYGQTGAWVSDVLPHTASIADELAVIHSMCTEQFNHAPAELFLYTGNAFPGGAAMGSWMTYGIGSANKDLPGFVVLLSGGTDPTGGKSLWSSGFLPSIHQGVQCRSAGDPILYLSDPPGMDRQTRRRSLDALEKLNRQEAAALGDPETVTRISQYELAYRMQLSVPELMDIKKESQATLEMYGAKPGESSFANNCLLARRLVEKGVRYVQLYDWGWDIHGTGPGDDLMTALPGKCRDTDKACAALIKDLKQRGMLDDVLVVWGGEFGRTPMNEARGGSKFLGRDHNPNSFTIWMAGGGTKPGIYGQTDELGYKVVENKMTIRDLQATILDRVGLDPYKLHYDYQGLGNRLIGPTDEGRVIAALKK
- a CDS encoding M20/M25/M40 family metallo-hydrolase, translating into MHSRQDNTQRLLAAALSSDFGYQRLGYLCDRIGNRLSGSKGLERAVSWAESELRRDGLEGVRAEPVLVPKWVRDKESAVLVSPEKRPLVMLGLGGSVGGRVKAPVLVVESFDGLMARAGEVRGKIVCFNVPFTSYGATVRYRTSGASEAAKLGAVGVLVRSVGPTSLRTPHTGVMSYTDGIAKIPAAAITIEDATQLARMQARGEKPVVELSMQAHFEKDARSANVLGEWRGRERPEEIVLVGGHLDSWDVGQGAHDDGGGCIVSWEAVRLLKALNIRPRRTVRVCLFTNEENGSQGGKAYAEAHKSERHVLAIETDGGVDTPTGFGLTTKTPGGLERAREVTKLLGLELKEGGGGADIGPIGTATGCPTMGLLNDMSVYWNIHHTPADTFDKINPKALQKCIAAVAVMAYSAAELDGTL
- a CDS encoding NAD(P)/FAD-dependent oxidoreductase, whose translation is MSEASTRPKVVIVGGGFGGCAAAKGLKDAPVDVLVLDKTNHYVFQPLLYQVATAALAPTEITYPIRTILRKQKNATVWLAEVTGVDVNAKILSTAEGKTIPYDYLILACGARHSYFGRDDWEPLAPGLKTLGDALEMRQRFLMAFEEAEKCDDPALQQAWLTFVIVGGGPTGCELAGVLPEIAKKALRPDFRRVDLSKTRILLIENSPCILNAFPEDLAQHAQKDLQRLGVEVRNGVKVTDIRPDGVTLSSGEEIPARTVFWAAGNKAAPVGGSLGVPTDRAGRVVVERDLSIPGHPEVFVVGDMAQAALRDSSGEPVEGKLVPGVAQGAVQGGACAARNVIRRVNHHPTEPFKYQNLGDLAVLGRGAAIGNLPGLKLKGYPAWLFWLFVHVLKLVGYRNRLNVLLEWAYAYLTYQRGARLISNRKR
- a CDS encoding nucleoside hydrolase; translated protein: MTPVLFDTDIGNDIDDAVALAYLLCQKDCELVGVTTATGDTAKRAALCEVICRAAGRGDIPIHAGLAGPLLHGTEQGVAQYAAIEGLPHRKDYPTGFGALEFLRNTIRSRPGEITLLAVGPLTNIGTLFAADPELPGLLKKIVLMCGRFVSGGPGAREWNAFLDPIATALTYKHGAGKLLSVGLDVTLQCVLPAAPVRERFAAAGGALAATLGMAEVWFHRADHLTFHDPLAAALLFAPELCGYEQGTVTPVIEPGALEGLTRWQAHPDGPHTIAKTVEVEAFFAHYFATTGG
- a CDS encoding thioredoxin family protein — protein: MFRQDKPAAATQPPKPTRELLAAASKTAHKEKKNIFIHFGASWCGWCHLFEKVIAIPTVKALLDENYVMVELVAMENGPKKSLENAGSNEFMAAMGGAKSGLPFFVFQDASGKKLADSNVMPGNQNMGCPAAPEEIVAFGELLKKTAPRLSEAQRKTILDEFTKAAPKR
- a CDS encoding redoxin domain-containing protein; this translates as MTRKSLLLTGALSLLFGAQARAQQSASSAKFPVAPELIGEAKDWVSGKPLKLADLKGKVVVVCFWTFGCINCKRTLPFWNDWAQKYSKGSDVVFVSIHTPELESEFNVESVKKFIEKEKLTFPVLIDNSKANWNAWKQQWWPATYLIDKTGHVRGLWNGELDYKGSGEYKNVEQGIQLLRREK